A window of the Corynebacterium minutissimum genome harbors these coding sequences:
- a CDS encoding galactokinase family protein has product MPQWTAPSTPVVDRARTAHRDAIGTEPTHIASAPATWSLIGEHIDHFGGIAIMGLADLRAAVAVSPRDDGTVSVCCLSADGSTTKDFIALEKVSALAAEQQPSVDSEGQPIAPPAPKGGLAARLGGVVYTMINRQLLSRETAGADITVVTDIPDNAGLGAAAAIDTATALALLGGADEPFDAPLRARLAEVCSQAVGTFARFPALRARHSAALRGTGESVTIIDYADGSVTQAPHAVNQDLVAYALAVPGDFDCEETISDIRARERFIDDACHAFGTESLRLLPDAPQRVLDWLAAVHKIHGPDNQPTIAQATAWLTFYAEETQRAQGVARALRSRRGTELFPLLTQSQSALATVYGFDSAEKLAQLATARGAAAARSAHAGTSTAVIAYVPSTKATNFAADLAEDGLLVVPLNAGAPAATDS; this is encoded by the coding sequence ATGCCCCAGTGGACTGCCCCTTCAACACCGGTCGTCGACCGCGCACGCACCGCTCACCGCGACGCTATCGGTACCGAACCAACGCACATCGCGAGCGCCCCGGCCACGTGGTCGCTCATCGGCGAGCACATCGACCACTTCGGCGGCATCGCCATCATGGGCCTGGCAGATCTGCGCGCTGCAGTTGCCGTCAGCCCCCGAGACGATGGCACCGTGTCCGTTTGCTGCCTGTCTGCTGATGGCAGCACCACCAAGGATTTCATCGCCTTGGAGAAGGTGTCTGCTCTTGCCGCCGAACAGCAGCCCAGCGTTGACTCTGAGGGCCAGCCGATTGCGCCCCCTGCGCCGAAAGGTGGCCTCGCAGCCCGCCTGGGCGGAGTTGTCTACACGATGATCAACCGCCAGTTGCTCTCCCGCGAGACTGCCGGTGCAGATATCACGGTAGTCACGGACATCCCCGACAATGCCGGACTGGGCGCTGCCGCAGCCATCGATACTGCGACCGCTCTTGCATTGCTGGGCGGGGCTGATGAACCGTTCGATGCACCTTTGCGCGCACGTCTGGCTGAGGTCTGCTCACAGGCCGTAGGAACCTTCGCGCGCTTCCCTGCCTTGCGTGCCCGCCACTCCGCCGCACTGCGCGGAACGGGTGAGTCCGTCACCATCATCGACTATGCCGATGGCTCCGTCACCCAGGCACCACACGCGGTGAACCAAGACCTCGTAGCCTATGCGCTTGCTGTCCCAGGCGACTTTGACTGCGAGGAGACGATCAGTGATATTCGTGCCCGCGAGCGTTTCATCGATGATGCCTGCCATGCCTTCGGCACGGAATCGCTGCGTCTCTTGCCGGATGCGCCGCAGCGCGTCCTTGATTGGTTGGCAGCCGTCCACAAAATTCATGGTCCTGACAACCAGCCCACCATTGCCCAGGCCACGGCGTGGTTGACGTTCTACGCGGAGGAAACCCAGCGTGCCCAAGGCGTGGCCCGTGCACTGCGCTCACGCCGCGGGACAGAGCTTTTCCCGCTGCTGACACAGTCGCAGTCCGCCCTGGCTACGGTTTATGGTTTTGATTCTGCAGAGAAGCTCGCGCAGTTGGCAACCGCCCGCGGTGCTGCTGCCGCACGCTCAGCGCATGCCGGTACGTCAACGGCGGTCATCGCATATGTCCCGAGCACCAAGGCCACCAACTTCGCCGCGGATTTAGCGGAGGATGGCTTGCTCGTAGTTCCGCTGAATGCCGGCGCACCAGCGGCGACCGACAGCTAG
- a CDS encoding zinc ribbon domain-containing protein: MKLSQDLQQTLLELATLERTQALGGTATIPEQEEYEKAQAAHARLVDASGSAQLAVDDMELEILRIQADERKLRQRERDDKAQLGAATDPEQRKDLEHDLYAAKSRIADLMSELQEAHNEIHALRANLDVHGAKLSDSERKLEVLKRAAEAAQEAAANQPDPQVRINELREQLPADVLDEYETVREENGVGAAAFTGRACGGCFIVLPPAEQNAVRNAAADVLPQCGDCGSYLVRPAS, encoded by the coding sequence ATGAAGCTGTCACAGGACCTGCAGCAGACCTTGCTTGAACTGGCCACGTTGGAGCGCACCCAGGCACTGGGTGGTACCGCCACCATTCCTGAACAAGAGGAATACGAGAAGGCCCAGGCCGCACACGCCCGGCTTGTCGACGCCTCCGGTTCCGCCCAACTCGCCGTCGACGACATGGAACTGGAAATCCTGCGCATCCAGGCCGATGAGCGCAAGCTGCGCCAGCGCGAGCGCGACGACAAAGCCCAGCTCGGCGCCGCTACCGACCCAGAGCAGCGCAAGGATCTTGAGCACGATCTCTATGCAGCCAAGTCCCGCATTGCAGACCTGATGAGCGAGCTGCAGGAAGCCCACAACGAAATTCACGCTCTGCGCGCCAACTTGGATGTGCATGGCGCGAAGTTGTCTGATTCTGAGCGCAAGCTCGAGGTGCTCAAACGTGCGGCGGAAGCTGCTCAGGAAGCCGCAGCGAACCAGCCGGACCCGCAGGTGCGCATCAACGAGCTGCGCGAACAGCTGCCGGCGGATGTCCTCGACGAGTATGAGACCGTGCGTGAAGAAAACGGCGTCGGTGCAGCGGCGTTTACCGGCCGTGCCTGCGGCGGTTGCTTCATTGTGTTGCCGCCGGCTGAGCAGAACGCGGTGCGCAACGCGGCTGCCGACGTCCTCCCGCAGTGCGGCGACTGCGGTTCCTACCTGGTGCGCCCGGCATCATGA
- a CDS encoding ribonuclease catalytic domain-containing protein, which produces MKLYAAPLDFRPIAEEFSVPTTFPEEVTAQAASAQDRYADQRRDARDIPLVSIDPVGSMDLDQAVFIEARDGGYRVLYAIADVAAFIEPGSVLEEESLKRGQTIYLPDEPARLHPAELSEDRASLLADVDRPAVLWTFDLDSAGEVQDFSVERALVRNRARLDYDQVHEDLENGSLHSSIALLPEVGKLRQASSLRRDAINLRIPSQRVSESSDGSEGHYELVMEPRYEVMDYNSEISLLTGMCAGRLMESHGIGFLRTLAAATPEAEAEFRSEAQALGFSLEGQSISEFLHSVDADSPRGMAVMREAQRLLRGADYVWLEESSADVHAGIGGYYAHVTAPLRRLVDRFATEVCLALSGGYEVPEWVRNRAGDVISTMRSTSQLASQVDRACLKLTEATVLAPWVGTNFDSVVVDGGDKRDKARLFILEPPVIGEAVGQPPTGSETTVSLVKADVAERDVLFAWPAD; this is translated from the coding sequence ATGAAGTTGTATGCCGCACCCCTGGATTTCCGTCCCATCGCGGAGGAATTCTCCGTCCCGACCACCTTCCCGGAAGAGGTCACTGCCCAGGCCGCCTCGGCGCAGGACCGCTACGCGGATCAGCGCCGCGATGCCCGCGATATCCCCCTCGTCTCCATCGACCCGGTGGGTTCTATGGACTTGGACCAGGCAGTTTTCATCGAAGCCCGCGATGGTGGCTACCGCGTGCTGTATGCCATCGCTGACGTTGCTGCCTTCATCGAACCCGGTTCTGTCCTCGAAGAGGAGTCCCTCAAGCGCGGCCAGACCATCTATCTTCCGGATGAGCCAGCGCGGCTGCACCCGGCAGAGCTGTCAGAAGATAGAGCCTCGCTGCTTGCCGACGTCGACCGTCCCGCCGTCCTGTGGACCTTCGACCTCGACTCAGCCGGTGAGGTGCAGGACTTCTCGGTGGAGCGCGCGCTCGTGCGCAACCGCGCACGGCTGGACTATGACCAGGTCCACGAGGATTTGGAGAATGGCTCCCTGCATTCCTCCATTGCTCTGCTGCCGGAGGTAGGCAAGCTACGTCAAGCCTCCTCCTTGCGCCGAGATGCCATTAACCTGCGCATTCCTTCGCAGCGCGTATCAGAGAGCAGTGATGGGAGTGAGGGCCACTACGAGCTCGTGATGGAGCCGCGCTACGAAGTTATGGACTATAACTCGGAAATTTCGCTGCTTACCGGCATGTGCGCTGGCCGCCTCATGGAATCCCATGGCATTGGATTCTTGCGCACCTTGGCAGCTGCTACCCCGGAAGCTGAGGCTGAGTTCCGTTCCGAAGCCCAAGCACTGGGTTTCTCGTTGGAAGGACAATCAATCTCAGAGTTCTTGCATTCAGTTGATGCTGATTCTCCCCGCGGCATGGCCGTCATGCGCGAGGCGCAGCGCCTGCTGCGCGGCGCAGATTATGTGTGGCTCGAAGAGTCCTCAGCCGACGTTCATGCGGGCATCGGCGGCTATTATGCCCACGTCACAGCACCGTTGCGCCGGCTCGTTGATCGCTTCGCCACCGAGGTTTGCCTCGCGTTGAGTGGCGGCTACGAGGTCCCGGAGTGGGTGCGCAACCGCGCCGGGGATGTCATCTCCACGATGCGCTCCACCTCACAGTTGGCTTCCCAGGTGGACCGAGCCTGCCTCAAGCTCACTGAGGCCACCGTGCTCGCTCCCTGGGTGGGCACCAACTTCGACTCAGTCGTGGTCGATGGCGGCGACAAGCGCGACAAGGCACGCCTGTTTATCCTTGAGCCGCCGGTGATAGGGGAGGCTGTGGGCCAGCCTCCCACGGGTAGTGAGACCACCGTCTCGCTGGTCAAGGCTGACGTCGCTGAGCGCGACGTGCTCTTTGCCTGGCCCGCCGACTAG
- a CDS encoding bifunctional RNase H/acid phosphatase, whose translation MKLVIFADGGSRGNPGIAGSGTAVYNEDRSQLLKEIAYVVGQKSTNNVAEYHGLLRGLEAAVELGADEVEFYMDSKLVVEQMNGRWKIKHPDMQKLALEARGLLNQIGSYTLEWVPRAQNSVADELSNVAMDAAAKGEPVGILDMGSGEAGETSPSTAPAETATDSWKASDWRLETGPVTRFILLRHGQTAMSAAKQYSGRANPELTELGKKQALAAAQALADTHIDAVVCSPLRRCQQTAAAVVEGRDLQVETVEGLIEVDFGRWEGKTFAEADAADPELHARWLQDTSVSCPGGESLRAVHRRVSAARRDLQKRYEGKTVLVVSHVNPIKSFVRQALDSGPQTPNHLFLELASLSEVEFFDGGSTLHRFNDVGHLGALR comes from the coding sequence ATGAAACTCGTCATCTTCGCTGATGGCGGCTCTCGCGGCAACCCCGGCATTGCCGGCTCCGGTACCGCGGTCTACAACGAAGACCGCTCGCAGCTGCTGAAGGAAATCGCTTACGTCGTAGGCCAGAAATCCACCAACAACGTGGCCGAATACCATGGGCTCCTCCGTGGCCTTGAAGCCGCCGTGGAGCTGGGAGCGGATGAGGTGGAGTTCTATATGGACTCCAAACTCGTGGTGGAACAGATGAACGGTCGCTGGAAAATCAAGCACCCCGACATGCAAAAACTCGCCCTTGAGGCTCGTGGCCTACTCAACCAGATTGGCAGCTACACCCTCGAGTGGGTCCCACGCGCCCAGAACTCGGTGGCCGATGAACTCTCCAACGTCGCCATGGACGCCGCCGCGAAGGGCGAGCCCGTTGGCATCCTCGATATGGGTAGTGGGGAGGCGGGGGAGACGTCGCCAAGCACTGCGCCTGCCGAAACCGCAACCGATTCCTGGAAGGCCTCCGATTGGCGCCTCGAGACCGGCCCCGTGACGCGCTTTATCCTGCTGCGCCACGGACAAACCGCTATGTCTGCTGCCAAACAGTATTCCGGACGCGCGAACCCGGAGCTCACCGAATTGGGAAAGAAGCAGGCACTCGCTGCCGCCCAGGCCTTGGCGGATACCCACATCGACGCCGTGGTGTGCTCCCCGTTGCGCCGCTGCCAGCAGACCGCCGCCGCGGTAGTGGAGGGCCGGGACCTGCAGGTGGAGACCGTAGAGGGGCTCATCGAGGTGGACTTTGGCCGCTGGGAAGGCAAAACCTTCGCCGAAGCCGACGCCGCCGACCCTGAGCTCCACGCGCGCTGGCTGCAGGATACCTCCGTGTCCTGCCCCGGTGGTGAGTCCCTACGCGCGGTTCACCGCCGCGTCAGTGCTGCTCGGCGTGACCTGCAAAAGCGCTACGAAGGCAAAACTGTGCTCGTGGTCTCCCACGTCAACCCGATTAAGTCCTTCGTGCGCCAGGCGCTCGATTCCGGCCCGCAGACCCCTAACCACCTGTTCCTGGAGCTGGCTTCGTTGAGCGAAGTTGAGTTCTTCGATGGCGGTAGCACCCTGCACCGATTTAACGATGTGGGGCATCTGGGCGCGCTGCGATAA
- a CDS encoding low molecular weight protein-tyrosine-phosphatase, producing MTPPENDNQLHIVFVCTGNICRSPMAEIITHDAMETDMLDLLARVSSCGLGGWHVGQGADERAVAELRRGGHDGAHHRASQLGEEHMDADLFVAMDTGHRDALLERGIPEEKVRLMRSFDPNSPEDASVEDPFYGTEEDFERTRKEIDASVPGLLDWIRQQRD from the coding sequence ATGACGCCTCCGGAGAACGACAATCAGCTCCACATCGTCTTTGTGTGCACTGGCAATATTTGCCGCTCACCAATGGCGGAAATCATCACCCACGATGCCATGGAGACCGACATGCTCGATCTTCTGGCGCGTGTTTCCTCGTGCGGCCTCGGCGGCTGGCACGTGGGCCAGGGAGCCGATGAGCGCGCTGTGGCTGAGCTACGCCGTGGCGGCCACGATGGTGCCCACCACCGCGCCAGCCAGCTCGGTGAAGAGCACATGGACGCCGATCTCTTCGTGGCCATGGATACTGGCCACCGCGATGCCCTTCTTGAGCGCGGCATTCCTGAGGAGAAGGTGCGCCTCATGCGCAGCTTCGATCCGAACTCCCCGGAGGATGCCAGCGTAGAGGATCCCTTCTACGGCACCGAGGAGGACTTTGAGCGCACCCGCAAAGAGATTGACGCGTCCGTGCCGGGCCTGCTCGATTGGATTCGCCAGCAGCGCGACTAG
- a CDS encoding Nif3-like dinuclear metal center hexameric protein encodes MAERTTVGEIRRVIHEAYPPELAESWDAVGLVCGDPQDDVSTVAFALDCTQEVADKAVELGAQMLIVHHPLLMRGVTSVAADTPKGKVIHTLIRNGVALLSAHTNADKARPGVNDKLAELVGIKPGRPIVPVEPYDNLDEALGLGRIGELPEAITLREFTQRVAEALPKTEWGVRAAGDPERMVKRVAVSSGSGDSFLDKAAALGVDVYVTSDLRHHPVDEHLRAAHLMEPEGPAVVDTAHWASEFPWTAQARDIVESVVRVKTEIIDIRTDPWTISAQKEN; translated from the coding sequence ATGGCAGAACGCACGACTGTCGGCGAAATTCGCCGCGTGATCCATGAGGCCTACCCACCAGAATTGGCCGAATCATGGGACGCGGTGGGCTTGGTCTGTGGGGACCCGCAGGATGACGTCAGCACCGTGGCCTTTGCTCTTGATTGCACGCAAGAGGTGGCGGATAAGGCCGTGGAACTCGGCGCGCAGATGCTCATCGTGCACCACCCGCTGCTCATGCGCGGCGTGACCTCAGTCGCGGCGGATACTCCGAAGGGCAAGGTCATCCACACTCTCATCCGCAATGGGGTGGCGTTGCTCTCCGCGCACACCAATGCGGACAAGGCTCGCCCCGGCGTTAATGACAAGCTGGCGGAACTTGTGGGAATTAAACCCGGCCGCCCCATCGTGCCGGTGGAGCCGTATGACAACCTTGATGAAGCCCTCGGGCTCGGTCGCATTGGAGAGCTGCCGGAAGCCATCACTCTGCGGGAGTTCACTCAGCGCGTGGCCGAGGCCCTTCCGAAGACCGAGTGGGGCGTGCGTGCGGCCGGTGATCCGGAGCGGATGGTCAAGCGCGTGGCGGTCTCTAGCGGTTCGGGAGACTCCTTCCTCGATAAGGCAGCTGCATTGGGCGTGGACGTCTATGTCACGTCTGACCTGCGCCACCACCCGGTGGATGAGCACCTGCGCGCTGCCCACCTCATGGAGCCGGAAGGCCCGGCGGTGGTGGATACCGCGCACTGGGCCAGCGAATTTCCCTGGACCGCCCAGGCGCGCGATATTGTGGAGAGCGTAGTGCGCGTGAAGACGGAGATTATTGATATCCGCACCGACCCTTGGACGATTTCTGCGCAGAAGGAGAACTAA
- a CDS encoding SURF1 family cytochrome oxidase biogenesis protein: MLKTFLKPGWVLLLIFVVAFSYLTFTVLAPWQLGKDDQIVERNHLIEEAYDSDPQPIEEVFSADGTLNKEWTRAELTGHYLPDQEVLLRLRPVGSSPAFQSLVPFETTSGMTLLVNRGWVPTDEGNAVPHIDKAPSAEVTIEAMARANEPQHSSAPTEQQGYMQVYSIHTEQIAELTDVPLAHDYLQLTPDQPGELNTLPIPKLDRGNHLSYGYQWIAFGIMAPLGFAYFVWSEIRERRRAREEEAALAAAAAAVDGPTTDETDPSVTESSQSPAPQQDEPDTTAPSTEAAPASSRRTRSRYGGSKPDFYEKIRERGHERF, encoded by the coding sequence ATGCTCAAGACGTTCCTCAAGCCTGGGTGGGTACTCCTGCTCATCTTTGTCGTCGCTTTTAGCTATCTCACCTTCACGGTGCTCGCGCCGTGGCAGCTGGGCAAAGACGACCAGATTGTGGAACGCAACCACCTCATTGAGGAAGCCTACGACTCCGATCCGCAGCCGATTGAGGAAGTCTTCTCTGCCGACGGCACTCTCAACAAGGAGTGGACGCGAGCTGAGCTGACCGGCCACTACCTCCCCGACCAAGAGGTGTTGCTGCGCCTGCGCCCGGTGGGGTCGAGTCCCGCGTTCCAATCGCTCGTGCCTTTTGAGACCACCTCGGGCATGACGCTGTTGGTCAACCGTGGATGGGTACCCACGGACGAGGGCAACGCCGTGCCCCACATCGACAAGGCCCCGAGCGCGGAGGTCACTATCGAGGCAATGGCCCGCGCCAATGAGCCCCAGCACTCCTCCGCCCCGACTGAGCAGCAAGGCTACATGCAGGTCTACTCCATCCATACGGAACAGATCGCGGAGCTTACCGACGTCCCCCTCGCCCACGACTACCTCCAACTCACTCCCGATCAGCCCGGTGAGCTCAATACCCTCCCGATCCCGAAGCTGGACCGCGGCAACCACCTGTCCTATGGCTACCAGTGGATTGCCTTCGGCATCATGGCGCCGCTGGGCTTCGCATATTTCGTCTGGTCTGAAATCAGGGAACGCCGCCGCGCCCGCGAGGAGGAAGCTGCACTTGCTGCGGCTGCCGCTGCCGTCGATGGCCCCACCACCGACGAGACTGACCCTTCCGTGACAGAGTCCTCGCAGTCTCCTGCACCACAGCAGGACGAGCCCGACACCACAGCGCCCTCCACCGAAGCTGCTCCGGCCTCCTCGCGGCGCACCCGCTCGCGGTACGGCGGCTCTAAGCCGGACTTCTACGAGAAAATCCGCGAGCGCGGCCACGAACGCTTCTAG